The Triticum aestivum cultivar Chinese Spring chromosome 3A, IWGSC CS RefSeq v2.1, whole genome shotgun sequence genome includes a region encoding these proteins:
- the LOC123059337 gene encoding LRR receptor kinase BAK1 produces the protein MAALTGAALLLASLLALAAIASGNTEGDILYSQRLAWKDPNNVLQSWDPTLVNPCTWFHVTCNNVNNVNSVIRVDLGNAGLSGALVPGLGRMVNLQYLELFGNNISGPIPATLGNLTRLVSLDLYDNHLTGAIPASLGNIGTLRFLRLHGNKFAGGIPSSLGRLTKLQTLELQENMLTGTVPLEVLSLVLLGDLTELNVAKNSLAGTVKSSKPRVATVIQDTLKTTRLHAEQH, from the exons ATGGCGGCTCTGACCGGTGCAGCGCTCCTCCTCGCCAGCCTCCTTGCTCTTGCAGCCATAGCCAGCGGCAACACCGAAGGTGACATCCTCTACTCGCAAAGGCTGGCGTGGAAGGACCCCAACAACGTGCTGCAGAGCTGGGATCCCACCCTTGTCAACCCCTGCACTTGGTTCCATGTCACCTGCAACAACGTCAACAACGTCAACTCCGTCATCCGAGT GGACTTGGGGAATGCAGGCCTCTCAGGCGCCCTGGTTCCTGGACTGGGACGAATGGTGAACCTTCAGTACCT GGAGCTGTTTGGGAACAATATCAGTGGACCGATTCCAGCAACCCTCGGCAACCTGACACGCCTGGTCAGCCTTGATCTCTACGACAACCATCTCACCGGCGCGATACCAGCCTCGCTCGGGAACATCGGGACGCTGCGTTTCCT GAGGCTGCACGGGAACAAGTTTGCAGGTGGTATACCGTCGTCGTTGGGCCGTCTGACGAAGCTTCAAACTTTGGAGCTTCAGGAGAACATGCTGACCGGCACAGTGCCGCTGGAAGTCCTCTCTCTTGTTCTTCTTGGGGACTTGACTGAACT TAACGTTGCCAAGAACAGTCTGGCCGGCACTGTCAAATCATCTAAACCAAGAG TAGCTACCGTCATCCAGGACACGCTCAAGACTACACGTCTACATGCTGAGCAGCACTGA